Proteins from a single region of Streptomyces spinoverrucosus:
- a CDS encoding carboxymuconolactone decarboxylase family protein, whose translation MTTNATTNATTSKTTDTTTNKATNTMHATPGAPAAAIAAAEAERTRLDFAKSAPKAFRALIGFDAAAREGLDPALVELIQIRASHLNHCAYCLHMHTNDARKAGESEDRLHMVAVWREARHFFTPKEQAALALTEALTLVADAGVPGDVYAEATAHFEDRELAQVIALICTINTWNRVALSTGKVAGTDERRG comes from the coding sequence ATGACGACGAACGCAACGACGAACGCAACGACGAGCAAGACGACCGACACGACGACCAACAAGGCGACGAACACGATGCACGCGACGCCCGGCGCCCCCGCTGCCGCCATCGCCGCCGCCGAGGCCGAGCGGACCCGGCTCGACTTCGCCAAGTCCGCCCCGAAGGCCTTCCGCGCCCTCATCGGTTTCGACGCGGCGGCCCGCGAGGGCCTCGACCCGGCCCTGGTCGAGCTCATCCAGATCCGCGCCTCGCACCTCAACCACTGCGCGTACTGCCTGCACATGCACACCAACGACGCCCGCAAGGCCGGTGAGAGCGAGGACCGGCTGCACATGGTCGCCGTGTGGCGCGAGGCCCGCCACTTCTTCACCCCCAAGGAGCAGGCCGCCCTGGCCCTCACCGAGGCCCTCACCCTGGTCGCCGACGCCGGCGTCCCCGGCGACGTCTACGCCGAGGCCACGGCCCACTTCGAGGACCGGGAACTGGCCCAGGTCATCGCCCTGATCTGCACGATCAACACGTGGAACCGGGTGGCGCTGTCGACGGGGAAGGTGGCGGGGACGGACGAACGCCGCGGTTGA
- a CDS encoding SAM-dependent methyltransferase produces the protein MTEIDTSKPHPARMYDWYLGGKDNYPVDEEMGRQMLALDPRVPVMARVNRAFMHRATRWLAGNGVRQFLDVGTGIPTEPNLHQIAQAVAPDARVVYCDNDPIVLAHAGALLRGTAEGVTEYLQADVREPATIIEGARKVLDLSRPVALSLVALLHFVDDEDGAHELVTELLSELPSGSYLMMTHATADFTPEESAAATEKLRAAGVTLALRSRGEFARFFDGLELVEPGVVVVPEWRPELGEPVPGQDDGVIPGYGAVGRKA, from the coding sequence ATGACCGAGATCGACACCAGCAAGCCCCATCCCGCACGGATGTACGACTGGTATCTCGGCGGCAAGGACAACTACCCCGTCGACGAGGAGATGGGCCGGCAGATGCTGGCCCTGGACCCGCGCGTGCCGGTGATGGCGCGGGTCAACCGCGCGTTCATGCACCGGGCCACGCGCTGGCTGGCCGGGAACGGCGTACGGCAGTTCCTGGACGTCGGCACGGGCATCCCGACCGAGCCCAACCTGCACCAGATCGCGCAGGCCGTCGCACCGGACGCGCGCGTGGTCTACTGCGACAACGACCCGATCGTGCTGGCCCACGCGGGCGCCCTGCTGCGCGGCACGGCCGAGGGCGTGACCGAGTACCTCCAGGCCGATGTGCGCGAACCGGCCACCATCATCGAGGGGGCCAGGAAGGTCCTGGACCTCAGCCGCCCGGTGGCGCTCTCCCTCGTCGCGCTGCTGCACTTCGTCGACGACGAGGACGGCGCGCACGAGCTGGTCACGGAGCTGTTGTCCGAACTCCCCTCCGGCAGCTACCTGATGATGACCCACGCCACCGCCGACTTCACGCCGGAGGAGTCGGCGGCGGCCACCGAGAAGCTCAGGGCGGCGGGCGTCACGCTGGCGTTGCGGTCCCGGGGCGAGTTCGCCCGCTTCTTCGACGGGCTCGAACTGGTCGAGCCGGGGGTCGTGGTGGTGCCCGAGTGGCGTCCGGAGCTGGGGGAGCCGGTGCCGGGGCAGGACGACGGGGTGATTCCTGGGTACGGGGCCGTGGGGCGGAAGGCGTAA
- the pdxR gene encoding MocR-like pyridoxine biosynthesis transcription factor PdxR, which yields MAETWVNSAQRIGSDLHLELAGPGGRRAALIRALRDAVRSGRLPPGARLPPYRSLAADLGVARNTVADAYAELVAEGWLTARQGSGTRVADRAEPLKGSTRVAKKTPARARGPRHDLRQGTPDASAFPRAAWLASYRRALQQAPNEVFGPGDPAGRRELREALAEYLARARGVRTEPGRIVICSGFAHALRLLFGGGVLRGPLAVEAYGLGFHRELLTATGVRTVPLPLDEDGARVDLLARERAVLLTPAHQFPTGGPLHATRRAAVIDWARARGSVILEDDYDGEFRYDRKPVGAVQGLDPERVIHIGSVSKSLSPALRLGWMALPERYVDGVLAAKGEREGWASVLDQLSLADFIAKGSYDRHVRRMRQRYRSRRDRLVATLAEHAPHIEVTGVAAGLHAVLRLPPGTERSTVKAAAWQGVALDGLAAFRHPRTDMTARDGLVVGYATPSEHAYGAALEALCGILPPQ from the coding sequence ATGGCAGAAACGTGGGTCAATTCCGCCCAGCGCATCGGCTCCGACCTGCACCTGGAGCTGGCGGGCCCGGGTGGTCGCCGCGCCGCCCTCATCCGGGCGCTGCGGGACGCCGTACGCAGCGGCCGCCTCCCCCCGGGCGCCCGCCTGCCCCCGTACCGCTCGCTCGCCGCCGATCTCGGCGTCGCCCGCAACACGGTCGCCGACGCCTACGCCGAGCTCGTCGCGGAGGGCTGGCTGACCGCCCGTCAGGGCTCGGGCACCCGCGTAGCCGACCGGGCCGAGCCCCTCAAGGGCAGCACCCGGGTCGCGAAGAAGACACCCGCACGCGCGCGTGGCCCACGACACGACCTCCGGCAGGGCACCCCGGACGCGTCCGCGTTCCCGCGCGCGGCCTGGCTCGCCTCGTACCGGCGGGCGCTCCAGCAGGCGCCCAACGAGGTGTTCGGCCCAGGGGACCCGGCGGGGCGCCGGGAACTGCGCGAGGCACTCGCCGAGTACCTGGCACGCGCGCGTGGCGTCCGCACCGAGCCCGGCCGGATCGTGATCTGCTCCGGTTTCGCGCACGCCCTGCGGCTGCTCTTCGGCGGCGGCGTCCTGCGCGGCCCACTGGCGGTGGAGGCGTACGGACTGGGCTTCCACCGCGAGTTGCTGACCGCGACCGGCGTACGGACGGTCCCGCTGCCCCTGGACGAGGACGGCGCCCGCGTCGACCTGCTCGCGCGCGAACGGGCCGTCCTACTCACGCCGGCCCACCAGTTCCCGACCGGCGGCCCGCTGCACGCCACGCGCCGCGCCGCCGTCATCGACTGGGCACGCGCGCGTGGGAGCGTGATCCTGGAGGACGACTACGACGGGGAGTTCCGCTACGACCGCAAACCCGTCGGCGCCGTCCAGGGGCTCGACCCCGAGCGGGTGATCCACATCGGCTCGGTCAGCAAGAGCCTGTCACCGGCGCTGCGGCTGGGGTGGATGGCCCTGCCGGAGCGGTACGTCGACGGCGTCCTCGCGGCCAAGGGCGAGCGGGAGGGCTGGGCGAGCGTCCTGGACCAGCTCAGCCTCGCCGACTTCATCGCCAAGGGGTCGTACGACCGTCATGTGCGGCGCATGCGGCAGCGGTACCGCAGCCGCCGGGACCGTCTCGTCGCCACGCTCGCCGAGCACGCCCCGCACATCGAGGTGACCGGCGTCGCGGCCGGCCTGCACGCGGTGCTGCGGCTGCCGCCCGGCACCGAGCGCTCCACGGTCAAGGCCGCCGCCTGGCAGGGCGTCGCCCTCGACGGTCTCGCCGCGTTCCGGCACCCGCGGACGGACATGACCGCACGTGACGGCCTGGTCGTCGGCTACGCGACCCCCTCGGAACACGCGTACGGGGCGGCACTGGAGGCGCTGTGCGGCATCCTGCCGCCCCAATGA
- a CDS encoding DUF397 domain-containing protein, with protein MDRITSQPKPRVRTERIYNGMPARELGSEGWHKPWSGGNGGNCLEAMKLADGRIAVRQSTDPDGPALIYTSDEMTAFIEGAKAGEADFLLS; from the coding sequence ATGGATCGCATCACGTCCCAGCCCAAGCCGCGGGTCCGCACCGAGCGGATCTACAACGGCATGCCCGCCCGGGAACTGGGCAGCGAGGGCTGGCACAAGCCGTGGAGCGGCGGCAACGGGGGCAACTGCCTGGAGGCGATGAAGCTCGCCGACGGCCGTATCGCCGTCCGGCAGTCCACCGACCCGGACGGGCCGGCGCTGATCTACACCTCCGACGAGATGACGGCGTTCATCGAGGGTGCGAAGGCGGGGGAAGCGGACTTCCTGCTGTCCTGA
- a CDS encoding helix-turn-helix domain-containing protein: MSEPRSAPTVGQVVLGRRLLDLRERAGLKREEAARVLRVAPATIRRMETAEVALKIPYLQLLLKAYGVPDDEADAFVQLAEEANKPGWWQRFHDILPGWFSMYVSLEGAASLIRSYEPHFVPGLLQTEDYARGVLKSGAVGQTRPEDIERHVALRMQRQELLTRQDAPRVWAVMDETVLRRPIGGPEVMRAQIERLLDATKLPHVTLQVVPFATGPHPGTYGPFVLFRFAVPELPDMVYSEYLTGAVYLDARAEVATHLEVMDRMAAQAATAHRTKEILEDLRKEL; the protein is encoded by the coding sequence GTGAGCGAGCCGCGGTCGGCACCGACGGTCGGCCAGGTCGTTCTCGGTCGGCGCCTGCTCGACCTGCGCGAACGCGCCGGCCTCAAGCGCGAGGAGGCCGCCCGTGTCCTGCGCGTCGCCCCCGCCACCATCCGCCGTATGGAGACGGCCGAGGTCGCCCTCAAGATCCCGTATCTCCAACTGCTCCTGAAGGCCTACGGCGTCCCCGACGACGAGGCCGACGCGTTCGTCCAACTGGCCGAGGAGGCCAACAAACCCGGCTGGTGGCAGCGGTTCCACGACATCCTGCCCGGCTGGTTCTCGATGTACGTCAGCCTGGAGGGTGCCGCCTCCCTCATCCGCAGCTACGAACCCCACTTCGTGCCCGGACTCCTGCAGACCGAGGACTACGCGCGTGGCGTCCTGAAATCGGGCGCCGTCGGCCAGACCCGGCCCGAGGACATCGAGCGACACGTCGCACTGCGTATGCAACGCCAGGAACTGCTCACCCGTCAGGACGCACCCAGGGTGTGGGCCGTGATGGACGAGACCGTGCTGCGCCGCCCGATCGGCGGCCCGGAGGTGATGCGTGCCCAGATCGAAAGACTGCTCGACGCCACGAAGCTGCCCCATGTGACGTTGCAGGTCGTCCCGTTCGCCACGGGGCCGCACCCCGGCACGTACGGGCCCTTCGTGCTGTTCCGATTCGCCGTGCCCGAACTTCCGGACATGGTCTACAGCGAGTACCTGACCGGCGCCGTCTACCTGGACGCGCGCGCCGAGGTGGCCACCCACCTCGAGGTCATGGACCGCATGGCGGCGCAGGCCGCTACGGCACATCGCACGAAGGAGATCCTCGAGGATCTCCGCAAGGAGCTGTGA